A genomic region of Oenanthe melanoleuca isolate GR-GAL-2019-014 chromosome 25, OMel1.0, whole genome shotgun sequence contains the following coding sequences:
- the LOC130263025 gene encoding intercellular adhesion molecule 3-like produces the protein MAQPRLDPRLCPAQQNWTEGLEGILRCRARGRPRPFLECSSAGNSVLPAGIPIRAQRIHAGIYRCRANNSVGVAESDVTVWVHAPPSAPLLPLLLGVLLPLLSLLLLSGLLLLRRHLARIGHYRLWKGQRPPRPPGPRGSPGSPGSPGSPGSPGHPQATVATSNGTP, from the exons ATGG CCCAGCCCCGCCTGGACCCGCGGCTCTGCCCGGCCCAGCAGAACTGGACCGAGGGGCTCGAGGGGATTTTGCGCTgccgggcgcgggggcggccgcggccgtTCCTGGAATGTTCCAGCGCCGGGAATTCCGTCCTGCCCGCGGGAATCCCGATCCGCGCCCAGCGGATCCACGCCGGGATTTACCGCTGCCGCGCCAACAACAGCGTGGGCGTGGCCGAGAGTGACGTCACCGTCTGGGTGCAcg ctcctccctcagccccgctgctgccgctgctcctgggggtgctgctgccgctcctctccctcctcctcctctccgGGCTCCTCCTCCTGCGGCGCCACCTCGCCCGGATCGGCCACTACCGGCTCTGGAAGGGCCAGCGGCCACCGCGGCCACCGGGGCCACGGGGGTCACCGGGGTCACCGGGGTCACCGGGGTCACCGGGGTCACCGGGCCACCCCCAGGCCACCGTGGCCACCTCAAACGGGACCCCCTAG